One genomic region from Rosa rugosa chromosome 1, drRosRugo1.1, whole genome shotgun sequence encodes:
- the LOC133726179 gene encoding transcription factor DICHOTOMA-like yields MYSSTNNDISSSGTVFPFPPFNFPFSSSSSSHNSHHPLLPQENTACGGIFGLHRDQFSLLNNCLLSPGPESTMVNLGGASSNAIVSSSGHYQQHYGYGNNINHPYFVSKEVRVPVVALKKDRHSKIFTSQGLRDRRVRLSINVAREFFDLQDLLGFDKASKTLEWLLSNSRKAIKDLEKSKCNNSTSISSSSTSDCDDVLDINNEASDDKRRKMKEAAAIMARATRAKARARARERTREKMCSTSTRSHQICSQLSLFNELEPADMNKEPGSTLLSNCQAEYHESVALKRKLKAPSVSNYQDRSLELNPKSTEPSSNCCSHINIQFPNAISHNYWDISGSVFTCPSICAITTNKNLNSTGS; encoded by the exons ATGTACTCTTCCACCAATAATGACATTAGTAGTAGTGGTACTGTATTTCCTTTCCCACCTTTTAACTTTCCcttttcctcctcttcttcttctcataaCAGCCACCACCCTCTTCTTCCTCAAGAAAATACAGCCTGTGGAGGCATTTTTGGCCTACACCGTGATCAATTTTCCCTATTAAACAATTGTTTGCTGTCACCCGGACCGGAAAGTACTATGGTCAATCTCGGAGGAGCTTCATCAAACGCGATCGTATCATCATCTGGACACTACCAGCAGCATTATGGTTATGGTAATAATATTAATCATCCCTATTTTGTTTCTAAGGAGGTGAGAGTACCGGTGGTTGCTCTGAAGAAAGACCGGCACAGCAAGATCTTCACTTCTCAGGGCTTGAGGGATCGGAGGGTAAGACTCTCCATCAATGTTGCCCGTGAGTTCTTCGATCTCCAAGACTTGCTAGGGTTTGACAAAGCCAGCAAAACCTTAGAGTGGCTGCTCAGCAATTCCAGAAAGGCCATCAAGGACCTAGAAAAGAGCAAGTGCAATAACAGTACTAGTATATCATCTTCTAGTACTTCGGACTGTGATGATGTTTTGGACATAAACAACGAGGCGTCCGATGACAAGAGGAGGAAGATGAAGGAGGCTGCTGCTATAATGGCCAGAGCAACGCGGGCAAAGGCTAGAGCAAGAGCAAGAGAAAGAACAAGAGAGAAGATGTGCAGTACTAGTACGAGGAGCCATCAGATCTGTAGCCAGTTGAGCTTGTTCAATGAGCTTGAACCTGCAGATATGAATAAAGAACCGGGTAGTACACTCCTATCTAATTGTCAAGCTGAATATCATGAATCTGTTGCGCTCAAAAGAAAGCTGAAGGCGCCGTCAGTTTCCAATTATCAAGATCGAAGCCTTGAATTGAACCCCAAAAGCACGGAACCTAGTTCAAATTGCTGCAGCCACATTAATATCCAATTTCCGAATGCAATATCTCATAATTATTGGGACATCAGCGGCAGTGTCTTCACATGCCCTAGCATTTGTGCCATTACCACCAACAAAAATCTTAATTCTACAG GGTCTTAA